Proteins found in one Fulvitalea axinellae genomic segment:
- a CDS encoding D-alanine--D-alanine ligase family protein: MSKIKVGILFGGRSVEHEISLRSAANVYKYIDKDQFEVVLVGIDKNGAWHLGLEPGAEFPEKDTELALRLDPEKKVLVSGGKEHRLDLVFPVLHGTDGEDGAVQGLLKAMEIPCVGSGVLGSALCMDKIFSKKMLEAQGLPVAKYLVGQRNNRAGLSFETVKETLGMPVIVKPAVLGSSVGVSKVTDASSWEAALDEAYAYDDRVLVEEFITGRELECAVIGNADPVASAPGEVIITGAHDFYSFDAKYVDKASETKIPADVTASEDAQIRECSVQAYKTLACEDFARVDIFLSEQGKVYVNEINTIPGFTDISMFPALWANEGIDYPSLLTKLINMALERSGAENKSGTHFESSLNRDK; the protein is encoded by the coding sequence ATGAGCAAAATAAAAGTAGGGATTCTTTTCGGAGGCAGGTCTGTGGAGCATGAGATCTCATTGCGCTCAGCAGCTAACGTTTACAAATATATCGATAAAGACCAATTCGAGGTTGTTTTGGTCGGGATTGACAAAAACGGCGCTTGGCACTTGGGCTTGGAGCCCGGAGCCGAATTTCCGGAAAAGGACACGGAATTGGCCTTAAGGCTCGATCCTGAGAAGAAAGTTCTCGTTTCCGGAGGTAAAGAGCACCGTCTCGATCTTGTTTTTCCAGTTCTGCACGGGACTGACGGGGAGGATGGCGCAGTCCAAGGACTGTTGAAGGCAATGGAAATTCCTTGTGTGGGTTCGGGTGTTTTGGGTTCTGCGTTGTGCATGGATAAAATTTTTTCCAAAAAAATGCTTGAAGCCCAAGGGCTTCCGGTAGCGAAGTACCTGGTTGGACAAAGAAATAACAGGGCCGGCCTTTCTTTCGAAACCGTTAAGGAAACTTTGGGAATGCCCGTGATCGTTAAACCGGCCGTTTTGGGGTCGTCGGTTGGGGTTAGCAAAGTGACTGACGCAAGCAGTTGGGAAGCGGCTTTGGACGAGGCTTACGCTTATGACGACAGGGTTCTTGTGGAAGAGTTTATCACGGGCCGTGAACTTGAGTGCGCCGTAATCGGTAATGCCGATCCTGTAGCCTCCGCTCCCGGCGAAGTGATAATTACCGGAGCCCACGACTTTTACTCGTTCGACGCGAAATATGTGGACAAAGCGTCGGAAACGAAAATCCCTGCCGACGTGACGGCTAGCGAGGACGCCCAGATAAGGGAGTGTTCGGTTCAAGCTTATAAAACGTTGGCTTGTGAGGATTTTGCCAGAGTCGATATCTTCCTTTCGGAGCAAGGCAAGGTTTATGTCAACGAAATTAATACGATTCCCGGTTTTACCGATATTAGTATGTTCCCGGCTTTGTGGGCGAATGAGGGGATAGATTACCCGTCGTTGCTTACCAAGTTGATCAATATGGCTTTGGAGCGGTCTGGGGCGGAGAACAAGTCCGGAACCCACTTCGAATCCTCGTTGAATAGGGACAAATGA
- a CDS encoding PASTA domain-containing protein codes for MKEKIKALLRPLVHLTVMAGLVLSGMLLFFYVYLPVTTKKGQTITVPDLHGVKEARLGEFLTSRNLRFEISADSGYSAELPPLAVLQQHPKAGAKVKEGRKVYITLNAENPPLTKMPNLVDGSLKSAEILLQSAGLKRGEITYEPDRNINAVLRQEYKGKPIKEGVKIPKGEKIDLIVGNGVGKEKFTLDNLLDKPLDEVRLQLSGSSLKIGSIIHVDGPDSLTNKVARQFPEVGESVRTGEEVDLWVYNWDQVKDDKASGNDEQP; via the coding sequence ATGAAAGAAAAGATAAAAGCTTTGTTGAGGCCTTTGGTTCACCTGACCGTAATGGCCGGTCTCGTTTTGAGCGGGATGCTGTTGTTTTTTTACGTCTATTTGCCCGTAACTACCAAAAAAGGCCAGACCATCACGGTTCCGGATCTTCACGGCGTAAAGGAAGCCCGCTTGGGCGAATTCCTGACTTCCCGAAACCTGCGTTTCGAAATTAGCGCCGACTCGGGTTATTCCGCCGAATTGCCTCCTTTGGCCGTCTTGCAACAACACCCAAAAGCGGGAGCCAAAGTGAAGGAAGGCCGTAAGGTTTACATCACGCTTAACGCCGAAAACCCTCCGCTTACCAAAATGCCTAATCTTGTGGACGGGTCGTTGAAAAGCGCCGAGATTTTGTTGCAGAGCGCAGGTCTTAAGCGCGGGGAGATAACTTATGAACCTGACCGTAACATTAACGCTGTATTGCGACAGGAATATAAGGGCAAGCCGATTAAGGAAGGCGTGAAGATTCCGAAAGGCGAAAAAATTGACCTGATTGTCGGTAATGGAGTGGGGAAAGAAAAATTCACTCTCGACAATCTTTTGGATAAACCCCTTGACGAAGTCCGTCTGCAACTGAGTGGTTCTTCGCTGAAAATCGGATCCATTATTCACGTCGATGGTCCGGATTCCTTGACAAACAAAGTGGCGAGACAATTTCCTGAAGTTGGTGAATCCGTAAGAACCGGCGAGGAAGTTGACCTCTGGGTATATAACTGGGATCAGGTGAAAGACGACAAAGCCAGTGGCAATGACGAACAGCCTTAA
- a CDS encoding T9SS type A sorting domain-containing protein produces MTNSLKSLAGIVAGFVLLFVGEGAVAQFRQVPLGIDNTAGTQLRTSADVVPFPFWDDFTSGKGLPDVGLWESGNVVVSPGMGVRPLSRKVAVLDALTNTGAPYSSDITLFGGLDTLTSKPIDLASVPVAERDKVFFNFYWEAGGEGSYPDTDDSLSLEFLKPGGEWSRVWSVKAGKPADELAFSGVWLKPEGEYYHDAFRFRFVAYGNMSGAFDTWLLDYVRLSYFRDGPHGPAGESPSGTPIFDRTLVSGMGPLFGEYYAVPMEHYRASPAGYASKPTATARNLNHLNDQPMTFNVELWDAQRLEEVFDVLQHKGNAYVSAGSTKQLEAENTLDASKVSAVDYDSLHLEGRFILSTGDKEMVKKIFTSPADTLYFDNVNLRVNDTVKVNYGLSDYYAYDDGSAEYAAGISQAGGEVATKFVFGQADDITHVRMYFPTLGRSVPGTPFQLRIYRELSEEGLLHSQDFVTALPSEGKDFIDLRLYKPVRVDGEVYIGWYQKTSEFLAVGLDKNTDSGSNIFFKVTNEWEQNDEVKGSLLLRPVLKDPGVVTGVDPTKDLFRLSPNPNDGTFELDVEAERVNVYDLSGASVPFRSEYVGDRTRVSVESGRGVYLIRVMVKGESYVRRFLIK; encoded by the coding sequence ATGACGAACAGCCTTAAGAGTTTGGCCGGAATCGTAGCGGGTTTTGTTCTCCTTTTTGTCGGAGAGGGCGCCGTTGCGCAATTCAGGCAAGTGCCTTTGGGCATTGACAATACTGCCGGGACACAACTGCGGACTTCCGCGGATGTTGTCCCGTTTCCGTTTTGGGACGATTTCACTTCCGGTAAGGGATTGCCCGATGTCGGATTGTGGGAAAGCGGTAACGTGGTGGTTTCTCCCGGAATGGGAGTGCGGCCTCTCAGCCGTAAAGTGGCGGTTCTCGATGCGTTGACAAACACCGGAGCTCCTTATTCTTCGGATATAACCCTGTTCGGTGGATTGGATACTCTGACATCCAAGCCGATTGATCTCGCCTCTGTTCCCGTAGCGGAACGCGACAAAGTCTTCTTTAATTTTTATTGGGAAGCCGGTGGCGAAGGCTCTTATCCTGACACTGACGATTCGTTGTCTTTGGAGTTTCTTAAGCCTGGTGGCGAATGGAGCCGTGTATGGTCCGTAAAAGCGGGAAAGCCCGCCGACGAGCTAGCCTTCTCAGGTGTTTGGCTAAAGCCTGAGGGTGAATATTACCATGACGCTTTCCGTTTTAGGTTTGTCGCCTACGGCAATATGTCCGGAGCGTTTGATACTTGGTTGTTGGATTATGTCCGGTTATCCTATTTCAGGGACGGCCCGCACGGGCCGGCTGGCGAAAGCCCTTCGGGAACGCCGATTTTTGACCGTACGCTAGTTTCCGGCATGGGGCCTCTTTTCGGAGAATATTACGCCGTCCCGATGGAGCACTACCGGGCGTCACCCGCCGGCTACGCCAGTAAACCGACGGCTACGGCCAGAAACCTGAACCACCTAAACGATCAGCCGATGACTTTCAACGTCGAACTTTGGGACGCTCAGCGCCTGGAAGAAGTTTTCGACGTGCTACAGCATAAAGGGAACGCTTACGTAAGCGCCGGAAGTACTAAGCAACTGGAAGCGGAGAACACGCTTGACGCAAGTAAGGTAAGTGCCGTGGATTACGATTCTTTGCATCTGGAAGGTCGTTTTATCCTTTCTACAGGGGATAAAGAAATGGTTAAAAAGATATTCACTTCACCGGCGGATACGCTTTATTTCGATAATGTCAATCTCAGGGTAAACGATACCGTGAAGGTTAACTACGGCCTTTCGGACTATTACGCCTACGACGACGGTTCGGCCGAATACGCGGCGGGAATCAGCCAAGCGGGCGGAGAAGTGGCTACGAAGTTTGTCTTCGGCCAAGCCGACGATATTACCCACGTCCGTATGTATTTCCCGACATTGGGGCGCAGCGTGCCGGGTACGCCTTTCCAGCTTAGGATTTACAGGGAGCTATCGGAAGAAGGGCTTTTGCATTCGCAGGATTTTGTGACAGCGTTGCCTAGCGAGGGAAAAGATTTTATTGATCTTCGTCTTTACAAGCCTGTTAGGGTTGACGGCGAAGTGTATATCGGCTGGTATCAGAAGACGAGTGAGTTTTTGGCCGTAGGCCTGGACAAAAATACGGACAGCGGAAGCAACATCTTCTTTAAAGTGACAAACGAATGGGAGCAGAACGACGAAGTGAAAGGAAGTCTCCTTTTGCGTCCCGTGCTGAAAGATCCCGGAGTGGTGACAGGCGTAGACCCAACAAAGGACCTGTTCAGGCTTTCGCCAAATCCTAACGATGGCACTTTTGAGTTGGATGTGGAAGCTGAAAGAGTCAATGTGTATGACCTTTCCGGCGCAAGCGTTCCGTTCCGTTCCGAATATGTCGGGGATCGGACTCGGGTGTCAGTGGAGTCTGGGCGAGGTGTTTATCTGATTCGGGTGATGGTAAAAGGAGAAAGTTACGTTCGTAGGTTTTTGATAAAATAG
- a CDS encoding aminopeptidase C, translated as MNKFFKTAFLGIMTLAAFEGKAQNDKNPRSIKPVIDIDATEVKSQDRTGTCWSFATTSFIESELIRMGKGAHNISEMYNVRNVYPKKAEVYVRNHGKAQFGEGSLAHDVINSVREYGMVPESVYTGLKFDNRYNHAEMSNILKKILQGVVENKGRTLSKKWKEAYNAVLDVYMGSAPETFEYEGKMYTPKSFADMLGMNPDDYITVTSFTHQPYYSQFILQVPDNFSDGMFYNLPLDEYMEVIDHALKNGYTLSLDADVSEKGFSSKHGLAIVPTEYKGKDAFFKENVSEVSVTSESRQEAYDNYQTTDDHLMHITGTGKDKYGNKYFKVKNSWGSNGLGFGGNIYMSDSYMRLKSISVLLHKDALPKNVKKKLGVK; from the coding sequence ATGAATAAATTTTTCAAAACCGCATTTCTGGGCATTATGACGCTGGCGGCTTTCGAAGGAAAGGCGCAGAACGACAAAAACCCGAGAAGTATCAAACCCGTCATCGATATAGACGCCACCGAGGTCAAGAGCCAAGACCGTACGGGCACTTGCTGGAGCTTCGCTACCACTTCGTTTATCGAAAGCGAACTCATCCGTATGGGAAAAGGGGCGCACAATATTTCGGAAATGTACAACGTGCGCAACGTTTACCCGAAAAAAGCAGAGGTATACGTCCGCAACCACGGTAAAGCGCAATTCGGCGAGGGAAGCCTGGCGCACGACGTGATCAATTCCGTAAGGGAATACGGCATGGTGCCGGAAAGCGTGTACACCGGGTTGAAATTCGACAACCGTTACAATCACGCCGAGATGTCGAACATCTTGAAGAAGATACTCCAAGGTGTGGTTGAGAACAAAGGCAGAACTCTCTCGAAGAAATGGAAGGAAGCTTATAACGCAGTGCTTGACGTGTACATGGGATCAGCTCCCGAGACCTTCGAATACGAAGGGAAAATGTACACGCCCAAAAGCTTCGCCGATATGCTGGGCATGAACCCTGACGACTATATCACCGTTACATCGTTTACCCACCAGCCTTACTACAGCCAGTTTATCCTACAGGTTCCTGACAACTTCTCGGACGGTATGTTTTATAACCTTCCGCTCGACGAATACATGGAAGTGATCGATCACGCATTGAAAAACGGCTACACGCTGTCTCTCGACGCTGACGTTTCGGAAAAAGGCTTCTCTTCAAAGCACGGATTGGCAATCGTCCCTACCGAATACAAAGGCAAAGACGCTTTCTTCAAAGAAAACGTAAGTGAGGTTTCGGTAACGTCGGAAAGTCGCCAAGAGGCTTACGACAACTACCAAACCACCGATGATCACTTGATGCACATCACCGGAACGGGTAAAGACAAATATGGCAACAAGTACTTCAAGGTGAAAAACTCTTGGGGATCGAACGGTTTAGGCTTCGGAGGAAACATCTACATGTCTGATTCTTACATGAGACTCAAGTCCATTTCGGTTCTTCTTCACAAAGACGCGCTTCCAAAGAACGTTAAGAAAAAACTTGGCGTCAAGTAA
- a CDS encoding restriction endonuclease encodes MSQIPILKSNGETVEFSTEKLEHSLLRAGANESMVANIIKNIVEELPQLGSTAKIYKEAYRELKRYSRPIAAKYKLKRAIMQLGPSGFPFERYIGEILSFQGYNIQMNPMMPGKCVRHEIDVLAENDKEVIMVECKYRNRQGYKTDVKVPLYVHSRFRDVRHEWLKREDWKNKEHKAWIATNTRFTEDAIKYAKCEGMRLLAWDYPQIGNLRERIDLSGLYPLTCLTTLTKQEKTHLLQKSEIVLCRQVYTDPETLDTLNLPTYRKNSVLSEVEELLAL; translated from the coding sequence ATGAGCCAAATCCCTATCCTCAAATCCAACGGAGAAACCGTTGAATTTTCTACGGAGAAGCTCGAGCATTCACTTCTGCGGGCTGGCGCCAACGAAAGTATGGTGGCCAATATCATAAAAAACATTGTCGAGGAATTGCCTCAACTGGGCTCCACCGCAAAAATATATAAAGAAGCCTACCGCGAGCTCAAACGCTATTCCCGCCCCATCGCGGCCAAATACAAACTCAAACGGGCCATTATGCAATTGGGGCCCTCGGGTTTTCCGTTCGAACGATATATAGGGGAAATACTTAGCTTTCAAGGGTACAATATCCAAATGAATCCAATGATGCCGGGCAAGTGTGTCCGACACGAAATAGACGTACTTGCGGAAAACGACAAAGAAGTGATCATGGTCGAGTGTAAGTACCGGAACCGCCAAGGTTACAAGACTGACGTAAAAGTACCGCTTTATGTCCATTCCAGATTCCGTGACGTACGCCACGAATGGCTGAAGCGGGAGGATTGGAAAAACAAGGAACATAAAGCCTGGATAGCCACAAACACCCGTTTCACCGAAGACGCCATCAAATACGCCAAATGCGAGGGCATGCGCCTTCTGGCTTGGGACTATCCGCAAATCGGCAACTTAAGGGAACGAATAGATCTGTCGGGGCTTTATCCGCTGACTTGCCTTACCACCCTTACCAAACAGGAGAAAACCCACTTGTTGCAAAAAAGCGAAATCGTACTGTGCCGGCAGGTTTATACCGACCCCGAAACACTGGACACGCTGAATCTCCCCACGTATCGGAAGAATTCCGTACTATCGGAGGTGGAAGAGCTTTTGGCCTTATAG
- a CDS encoding succinate dehydrogenase/fumarate reductase iron-sulfur subunit, which yields MDFTLRIWRQKDRNSQGGFKEYKVKGISDGSSFLEMLDILNDELSAKGEDPVHFDNDCREGICGTCSLFINGRPHGPEEEITVCQLHMRSFKDGDTITIEPWRASAFPVIKDLMVDRSSFDRIIQAGGYVSVNTGGIPDANAIPIPKEAADLAMDAAACIGCGACVAACKNASAMLFVSAKVSQMAVLPQGKVEASRRVKAMVGQMEDEGFGACTNTGACEAECPKGISLANIARMNREYLSAAFCSND from the coding sequence ATGGACTTTACGCTCAGAATCTGGCGTCAAAAAGACAGAAACAGCCAAGGCGGTTTCAAAGAATATAAAGTCAAAGGCATCTCTGACGGATCTTCTTTCCTCGAAATGCTTGACATCTTGAACGACGAACTTTCCGCCAAAGGCGAAGATCCCGTTCACTTCGACAACGACTGTCGCGAAGGTATCTGCGGTACCTGCTCGCTCTTTATCAACGGCCGTCCGCACGGACCGGAAGAAGAGATTACCGTTTGCCAGCTCCACATGCGTAGCTTCAAAGACGGCGACACCATCACTATCGAGCCATGGAGAGCTTCGGCTTTCCCGGTAATCAAAGACTTGATGGTAGACCGTAGCTCTTTCGACCGCATCATCCAAGCGGGCGGATACGTTAGCGTAAACACAGGTGGTATTCCTGATGCCAACGCTATTCCTATTCCGAAAGAGGCCGCTGACTTGGCAATGGACGCCGCCGCCTGTATCGGTTGCGGAGCTTGTGTTGCCGCTTGTAAGAATGCTTCCGCTATGCTTTTCGTTTCTGCGAAAGTATCTCAAATGGCTGTTTTGCCACAAGGTAAAGTTGAGGCTTCTCGCCGTGTGAAGGCCATGGTTGGCCAGATGGAAGACGAAGGCTTCGGAGCATGCACCAACACCGGCGCTTGCGAAGCGGAATGCCCAAAAGGCATCAGCCTTGCGAATATCGCCCGCATGAACCGCGAGTACTTGAGCGCGGCTTTCTGCTCGAATGACTAA
- a CDS encoding fumarate reductase/succinate dehydrogenase flavoprotein subunit has product MKLDAKIPEGPLAGKWSKHKFNLKLVNPANKRKYDIIVVGTGLAGASAAASFGELGYNVKAFFYQDSARRAHSIAAQGGINAAKNYPNDGDSIFRLFYDTIKGGDYRAREANVYRLAEVSNSIIDQCVAQGVPFARDYGGLLDNRSFGGAQVSRTFYARGQTGQQLLLGAYSALSRQVQKGKVQLFPRTEMVELVKVDGVARGIISRNMVNGKVESHSAHATVLATGGYGNVFFLSTNAMGCNGSALWRAHKKGALFANPCYTQIHPTCIPVHGDQQSKLTLMSESLRNDGRVWVPKTVEMAEKVRKGEVRPSDVKEEDRDYYLERIYPSFGNLVPRDVASRNAKKVCDEGRGVGTGLAVFLDFADAINRNGEDVIRAKYGNLFQMYEKITADNPYKTPMMIYPAVHYTMGGLWVDYNLMTNVPGLYAIGECNFSDHGANRLGASALMQGLADGYFVIPYTVGDYLAGQPYKKIDVDHPEFQKAEADVKGRIEKLLSINGNTTVNEFHKRLGKIMWEKCGMARNKEGLTSAIEEIKELRAEFWKDVKVLGVNEELNMTLENALRVADFMELGELMVRDALVREESCGGHFREEHQTEENEAKRDDENFTFVSAWEYQEGQDPVLHKEELIFENVKLTQRSYK; this is encoded by the coding sequence ATGAAATTAGACGCGAAAATTCCTGAAGGCCCATTAGCCGGAAAGTGGAGCAAGCATAAATTCAATCTCAAACTGGTAAACCCCGCCAACAAGCGTAAATACGACATCATCGTTGTGGGTACCGGTTTGGCCGGAGCATCGGCGGCCGCCTCTTTCGGCGAGCTGGGATACAACGTAAAAGCGTTCTTTTACCAAGATTCCGCCCGTCGCGCGCACTCAATCGCGGCGCAGGGCGGTATCAACGCAGCCAAGAATTATCCTAACGACGGCGACTCAATCTTCCGTCTGTTCTACGATACAATCAAAGGCGGTGACTACCGCGCCCGCGAAGCCAACGTTTACCGTCTGGCCGAGGTTTCTAACAGCATCATCGACCAGTGCGTAGCCCAAGGCGTTCCTTTCGCCCGCGATTACGGCGGATTGCTCGATAACCGTTCGTTCGGTGGAGCTCAGGTATCCCGTACGTTCTACGCCCGTGGCCAAACGGGTCAGCAGTTGTTGCTCGGAGCTTACAGCGCCCTCTCTCGCCAAGTGCAGAAAGGTAAAGTACAGCTCTTCCCACGTACCGAAATGGTAGAGTTGGTTAAAGTTGACGGTGTTGCCCGCGGTATTATCTCGCGTAACATGGTTAACGGCAAAGTGGAGTCGCACAGCGCCCACGCCACGGTATTGGCCACTGGCGGATACGGAAACGTATTCTTCCTCTCGACCAACGCCATGGGCTGTAACGGATCGGCTCTTTGGAGAGCTCACAAGAAAGGCGCACTGTTCGCCAACCCTTGCTATACGCAGATCCACCCGACTTGTATCCCTGTACACGGCGACCAGCAGTCTAAGCTTACGCTGATGTCTGAGTCGTTGCGTAACGACGGTCGCGTTTGGGTTCCTAAGACAGTTGAGATGGCTGAGAAAGTCCGCAAGGGCGAAGTAAGGCCTTCTGACGTTAAGGAAGAGGATCGCGATTACTACTTGGAGAGAATCTACCCGTCATTCGGTAACCTCGTACCTCGTGACGTTGCCTCTCGTAACGCCAAGAAGGTATGTGACGAAGGTCGCGGCGTAGGTACCGGACTGGCCGTATTCCTCGATTTCGCCGACGCCATCAACCGCAACGGAGAAGACGTGATCCGCGCCAAATACGGAAACCTCTTCCAGATGTACGAAAAAATCACGGCCGACAACCCATACAAGACGCCGATGATGATCTACCCGGCCGTTCACTACACTATGGGCGGACTTTGGGTTGATTACAACTTGATGACTAACGTACCTGGCCTCTACGCCATCGGAGAGTGTAACTTCTCTGACCACGGCGCTAACCGCCTCGGAGCTTCGGCTTTGATGCAGGGTCTGGCCGACGGTTATTTCGTAATTCCTTACACAGTCGGCGACTACTTGGCAGGACAGCCTTACAAGAAAATCGACGTTGACCATCCGGAATTCCAGAAAGCCGAAGCTGACGTTAAAGGACGCATCGAGAAACTTCTTTCTATCAACGGAAACACTACTGTAAACGAATTCCACAAGCGCCTCGGCAAGATTATGTGGGAGAAATGCGGTATGGCCCGTAACAAAGAAGGCCTCACAAGTGCTATTGAAGAGATCAAGGAGCTCCGTGCGGAATTCTGGAAAGACGTGAAAGTACTCGGCGTTAACGAAGAGTTGAACATGACTTTGGAGAACGCCCTGCGCGTAGCCGACTTCATGGAACTCGGCGAGCTGATGGTTCGCGACGCATTGGTTCGTGAAGAATCATGTGGCGGTCACTTCCGCGAAGAGCACCAAACCGAAGAGAATGAAGCGAAACGTGACGACGAGAACTTCACATTCGTATCGGCTTGGGAATATCAGGAAGGACAAGATCCTGTACTCCACAAAGAGGAATTGATCTTCGAAAACGTGAAGCTTACACAGCGTAGCTACAAATAA
- a CDS encoding succinate dehydrogenase cytochrome b subunit produces MSRVKQKFSVTIGRKIWMSLTGLFLITFLVVHLVGNLQLLKNDGGMAFNTYTKFMTSNPLIKTTSFLLYGSILLHVIVSIFLTSQNKKARGPVAYKVSDAGANSPWNSRNMGILGSIILIFVVIHLQNFWYHMKFGVTPMVSYEGVEYKDLYTMVIEAFKEWWIVAIYVVSMIALGYHLNHGFQSAFQSLGINHSKYTPAIKTIGKVYSIVMAFGFAILPIIIFVQNL; encoded by the coding sequence ATGAGTAGGGTTAAACAAAAATTCTCGGTGACGATCGGACGGAAGATCTGGATGTCCCTCACGGGCCTCTTCCTGATCACGTTCCTCGTGGTTCACTTGGTGGGCAACCTCCAATTGCTGAAAAACGACGGCGGTATGGCGTTCAACACGTATACAAAGTTCATGACGTCGAACCCGTTGATCAAGACTACTTCTTTCCTTCTTTACGGCAGTATTCTTCTTCACGTGATTGTGTCAATTTTCTTGACCTCGCAAAACAAGAAAGCCAGAGGACCGGTAGCTTATAAAGTGTCCGATGCGGGAGCCAACAGCCCTTGGAATTCCCGTAACATGGGAATTTTGGGATCGATAATCCTGATTTTCGTTGTCATCCACTTGCAGAACTTCTGGTACCACATGAAGTTTGGCGTGACCCCTATGGTCAGCTACGAAGGCGTGGAATACAAGGACCTTTACACTATGGTGATCGAGGCCTTCAAGGAATGGTGGATCGTAGCCATTTATGTTGTTTCGATGATAGCTCTTGGCTATCACCTCAACCACGGCTTCCAGAGCGCGTTCCAGTCTTTGGGCATCAACCACTCAAAGTATACCCCGGCCATCAAAACCATCGGTAAAGTTTACTCGATCGTAATGGCTTTCGGCTTCGCAATCTTGCCGATCATCATTTTTGTACAGAACCTGTAA